In Solidesulfovibrio fructosivorans JJ], the sequence CAACGGTTACAAATGGGGTAACGTCAACCCACTGTAACCGCTAGAAGTCTTTGGAAAGGGGGTCTGGGGGGAAACTTTTCTTCAGAAAAGTTTCCCCCCAGCGCCTTTATACGCCTTGTAAAAGTCCAAAATATGCGGCGGGCAGCCGGGAATGGAGTGGGCGAGACCCGTGTTGTGGTGGGTGTCGTAGGCAAGCGGCGCGGCGCAGGCCCCGAAGCACCACAGTTCGCCTTTGACGTTGCGCAGGTTGCGCCGTTCGGGCATGGGCACGCCGACATAGAGCGTCACCGGCTCGCGCCCGGCAAAGGCTCCTTCGCTGGCGAGCTTGTCCAGGGCGTGACGCAGGGCCGACAGACAGCCGAAACAGGCCCCGCCCTCCAGCACCCGCACCGCGTCGTAGGCCCCGGCGCAGCCGATGACCGGCCGCGCGAAAACGCGCCGCAGCGTGTCCGGATCGGCCCCCACCACCGTGATGGCGGCAAGGTCGGTCTCGCCCAGGCCCTCCTGCCGGGCCAGACGCAACATGGCCACCTCGCTTGCCGCGATGCCCATCAGATCCGCCGCCACGGTATCCACGGCGCACACGTCCGTGCCCGCCGCGATCACGTTCATGTCCGGCACCGCCGCCCCGGACAGCGGGGCCTGGCCCTGCACCGCCCACAGGGCGTCGAGCACGGTGAGCGCCGGCCGGACCACGCGCAGGATGTCCACAACCTTGGCGTTGATGTCGTTGCGGTGGCAGAACATGCGCTGCTCGTCGCACACCAGGCCGTAGAGGTTTTTGATGCCGAGGGTGACCAGCGTATGCACGTGGGTCTTCATCTTGGGCACGTTTATGAGCACGTCGGCTTCGGCCACGGCGCGCGGCAAAAGCACCGGGTCGAAAAGGAAGGCGTCGGGATTGGCCACGGCCACGGGCGCGTCGCGGTCGAAATGGACGATCTCCCCGCCGCAGGCGGCGACCGCCTTGGTGAAATCGGAAAGGCAGGACAGGGCGCGCTCCAGGGACAGGCCGTAGCCCGGGTTGTCGCCGACCAGCACCTTGGCCGCCCCGGCGTCGCGCAGCAGGCGCACCAGGGCCAGGATGACCCGTTCGTCCGTCACGATGGCGCAGGGATTGCGGGGATCCGGGCGCACGAGGTTGGGCTTGACCAGCACGCGCCTGCCCCGGACCATGCCCGACAGGTCGCAGCAGGCTCCGACGGCCTCGGCCACCAGCACCGCCACCACGGCCAGGCTCTTGGCGGTGTAGTCGTTTGGACTTTCGGGAACCGGACGCGAAGCTAGGGCGACACGAGGGCGCGCCATGCGATCTTTCCTCCTGGGGTTCTGGGCAGCGCCTCGCGGACTTCGATGACGCGCGGCATTTTCATGCGGTGCAGCCGTCCGGAAAGATACTGGCGCAGCCCGGCCGGGGAGAGTTCGGTCCCGGCGCGCGGCACCACCACGGCCTTGGCCACTTCACCGCGAAGCGCATCGGCCTCGGGAATGACGATGCACTCGGCCACGTCCGGGTGCGTGCGCAGCGCCTCCTCGATCTCCACCGGAAAGACCTTCATGCCGCCGACCTTGAGCAGCATGCTTTGGCGGCCGGCGAAATAAAACGCGCCGTCGGGCTCGCGGCGCACGATGTCGCCCGTATGGAACCGGCCGCCGTAGAGCCGAAATTCCGGCCGGGCCTCCTCGCCGAAATAGCCCGGACACACCCCCGGCCCGGACATGACCAGTTCCCCGGGTTCGCCGCAATCGGCCTCGGAGCCGTCCTCGCGCACGACCCGGGCCACGTAGCCGGGAACCGGCCGCCCCAGCCGGCAGGCGGCATGGCCCTCGCCCGGGCGGTTGGCCAGCCCCACCCCAGTGGTCTCGGTGCTGCCCCAGACAGGCAAAATGGGCAGGCAATAGCGCTCCAAAAGCCCGGAAGCCAGGGCCGAGGGCACATGCATGCCGCCGGATTCGGCCACCCGCACCGTGGCCAGGGGATTTTCCGAGCCCGCCGGCAGGCGCAGCAGGGTTTCGTAGATGGCGGCCACGGCCATAAGCGCCGTCACCTTGTGGCGCGCGCAGGCTCCGGCCACGGCCTTTGCCGCCACCCGGTCGCACAGGACGAGACGGCCGCCGAGGAAAAGCGGGCGCATGAGCGTCTCGTGGGGATGGACAAAAGCCGGCATCAGGCACAGGTGCACGTCCTCGGGCGTGAGCGCGAAGGCGGCCACCGAGGCCTCGGTGTTGGCGATCAGGTTGCAAAGCGTGGTCACGGCCCCCTTGGGCGCGCCCGTGGTGCCGGAGGTGAAGTTCAAATAGACCGGATCGTCCGGCCCGACATCGGGCAGGGCAACCGGAAACGGCCCGGCGCACAGCGCCTCGAAATCCGACAGCCCGGCCGGGACGGCGGCGCCAGCCGCGTCGCCCCTGTCCATGACGACCAGGGCAAAGGGCGGCTTACCGCCGGTCAGGTTTTCGAGCAGGGGCAGGAATTCGGCCGCGACACAGACCACGGCCGGGGCCAGACGGTCGAGCACGGCGCGCAGGACCGGCGGCGGCTGGTTGGGGTCCAAGGGGAAAAAAACACCGCCACAGGCGGCGGCGGCGAGAAAAGCGGTCACGGCCGCCGGGGTCTTGCGGGACAGCACGGCCAGACGCCCCCCCTTGCCCAGGCCGCGCGCGGCCAACCCGGCGGCCAGCCGCGCCGCGCGCTCGGCCAGCTCGCCATGGCGCACGACCGTCGCCCCGTGCAAAATGCATGCGCCATCGGGATCGGCCTCGGCGTTGCGGCGGGCCAGGGCGTAAAGCCCGCCGCGAAGCGTTCCGATGGGACCGGAGACCCGGCTATGCGCCGGGAAGGGCTTATTTTCGGACATAACCCAACATACGTCAAAAAAAGCGTTTTTGGCAAGATGGGCGCAGGGTTGCCCGGCGATTGCCGACCGCTCCGTTCCGGTATAAAGCCATTGCGTCCCGCTGGAACATCCGGCCGGACGGCGTCCCACCACATCGCATCCGCGGAGGCGGCATGAATACGAGGCGTTTGGCCCTGACCTTTTGCTTGGCTGCCCTTTTCTCGTGGCTGCTTGCTTCCGGTTCGGCCCTGGCCGCCACCCCGGACGACGACACGCGGCCCGTAAAAACCGGCGTCAGCGTCACCGGCATCGTGGAAGAGGACTATTCCGACGGCCTGCTTTTGACCACGGACACCGGGGTCACCTACCTGGTGCTCACCCCCGACGCCATCAGCCTGGAGCAGGAAGAGGCCTTCCAAAAAAAATACAAGGGCAAGCGGGTCACCCTGACCGGCAACGTCTACCGCGACGAGGACGGGTCGCTGAGCCTCGCCGTCGGCTCCCTCCCCCCGCAATAAGGCGCGGGGGCGGCCCCCACGCCAAGCCCCACGCCCGCCAGGTGTTCCTGTCTGTCGGCAGGGCCGCTTCCCATTCCGAAAAAAAGGTGTATTGGTCGCGAAACCGGAATCTCAATCCGGCAGTCGCGGCCGCGTGCCCGCCACGCGGCAACCACCGCGACGGGAGGTGCGCCATGCGCTTTTTGACCACTGCCGTGAAAACACTGCCGCTTTTGGCCGTCCTCGGCCTGGTGCCGGCAACGCCAGGACTGGCGCTCACCACGCGGGTGACGCCCCAGGGCATCCCCTACGTTTCGGGCGGCGTGGGCATGGACGAGCGGGCGGAGATGGACGCCGTGGCCGGCCAATACAACCTGCGTCTGGAATTCGCCCGATCGGACGGGGCCTATCTCGGCGACGTGCGGGTGGCGTTTCGCGGCACGGCCTCCGGGGACATCGTCACCGACGGCCCGGTGCTCCTGTTGCGCCTGCCGGCCGGGAGCTACACGGTGACGGCCGTCTCCGGCGGCGTGCCCGAAACGCGGCAGCTCGTCGTCGGCGCGTCGGGTCCGCGCGCCGCCACCTTCATCTGGTAGCCGTCGCGGCGCTACATGTAGCCCAGGGCGCGCA encodes:
- a CDS encoding DUF362 domain-containing protein, whose amino-acid sequence is MARPRVALASRPVPESPNDYTAKSLAVVAVLVAEAVGACCDLSGMVRGRRVLVKPNLVRPDPRNPCAIVTDERVILALVRLLRDAGAAKVLVGDNPGYGLSLERALSCLSDFTKAVAACGGEIVHFDRDAPVAVANPDAFLFDPVLLPRAVAEADVLINVPKMKTHVHTLVTLGIKNLYGLVCDEQRMFCHRNDINAKVVDILRVVRPALTVLDALWAVQGQAPLSGAAVPDMNVIAAGTDVCAVDTVAADLMGIAASEVAMLRLARQEGLGETDLAAITVVGADPDTLRRVFARPVIGCAGAYDAVRVLEGGACFGCLSALRHALDKLASEGAFAGREPVTLYVGVPMPERRNLRNVKGELWCFGACAAPLAYDTHHNTGLAHSIPGCPPHILDFYKAYKGAGGKLF
- a CDS encoding class I adenylate-forming enzyme family protein, encoding MSENKPFPAHSRVSGPIGTLRGGLYALARRNAEADPDGACILHGATVVRHGELAERAARLAAGLAARGLGKGGRLAVLSRKTPAAVTAFLAAAACGGVFFPLDPNQPPPVLRAVLDRLAPAVVCVAAEFLPLLENLTGGKPPFALVVMDRGDAAGAAVPAGLSDFEALCAGPFPVALPDVGPDDPVYLNFTSGTTGAPKGAVTTLCNLIANTEASVAAFALTPEDVHLCLMPAFVHPHETLMRPLFLGGRLVLCDRVAAKAVAGACARHKVTALMAVAAIYETLLRLPAGSENPLATVRVAESGGMHVPSALASGLLERYCLPILPVWGSTETTGVGLANRPGEGHAACRLGRPVPGYVARVVREDGSEADCGEPGELVMSGPGVCPGYFGEEARPEFRLYGGRFHTGDIVRREPDGAFYFAGRQSMLLKVGGMKVFPVEIEEALRTHPDVAECIVIPEADALRGEVAKAVVVPRAGTELSPAGLRQYLSGRLHRMKMPRVIEVREALPRTPGGKIAWRALVSP